Genomic segment of Kibdelosporangium phytohabitans:
CGCCCGCGCCGGGGCATCGTCCAGTGTGTTCCAGTAAAGCCTCGGTGAACCGTGCTGCTCGGCGTCCGCCGCCACCCACTCGATCATCGCCGTGGCGACACCGCGCCGTCGCGCTCGCGACTCGACGAACAGGTCAGCCAGATAGCATTTGCCGACGTACCAGACACTTGCGTGGAACAAGTAGTGCGCGACGCCGACCGGCTCGCCGTCCAGCCGGGCGATGATCCCGCGCACCGGCCCGGGGCCGAGCAACCGCCGCCACGTCCGTTCATAGCTGTCGTCCGCGACTTCGGTCCCGAAGTGCACGTGATGCCCACGGGCCAGTACTTCCCAGTCGGCGCGGTCGGCTTCGGTCACCAGACTGATCCCCAGCACGGCGCCCATCCTGCCGCACGGCCGGATTTCACCGCCCTGCCAAGTATTCCTCGGTCATTCTCTTCGGTGCGCGGGTGAGCCACGCCTCGGTGATCAGCTCGTCGAGTTCGGCGACGGCGATCTCCGGCAGCCGGACCAGCACCGCCGGGTATCCGTCGAAATGCGGCGTGGTGAAGTACACCGCCGGATCCTCGGCGATCAACGCCTCCTTCACCCCGACGTCGGCCACCCGTGCGCCGAGGATCGGGCCGTCCGGCGCGTCGTCGCCCAGTGCGGCCAGATCCGACTCGCGCAACGGCCGTTCCCAGACGAACAGCTTGTCCTTCACCTGCCAGCGCACTGTTCCGTCGCCCGCCACCGACTCGGCGGCGGCGGGCAGCGCCATGGCGACGCGGCGTACGTCATCCCATTCGGCCACAGGGAATCCCCTTCACCGGAGGTGTTCGCCGAAGAAGGCCTCGATCCGCTGCCACGCGTCCGCCGCCGCTCCCGGCTGCGGCCCCATGCCCGCGACCCGCATGATCACGCGCACCGGCTTCGGGCCGGTCTCCGCGTCGTTGAGGAACGAGTGTCCCGCCGACTGGTACTGCTTCACGTCGTGCGGGATCCCCGCCTCGGTCAGCGCACGCTCCAGTTTGGCCGGAACGCCCCGCAACGGCAGGTCTCGCCCGCCGTAGCTGGCCACGATCGGGCACGCGCCCGCCAGCGCGGCGTCGAGATCACGCGGCAGGAAACCGTAGTTCACCGAGGAGGCGTCGAACCCGGAGTTCGCGGTCGCCAGCGCGAAGCTGCCGCCCATGCAGAAGCCGATCACACCGACGTTGCCCGTGCAGTCGTCGGAGCTGATCAGCCATTCGCGGGCCGACTCGATGTCGGCGAACGGCTTGCCCTCGCCCTTCCACAACGACCGCATGGTGGACACCAGGCACTTGCGGACGCCGCCCGCGCTGAACAGGTCCACCGCCAGCGCCAGGTAGCCCGCCTCGGCGAGCCGGCCGGCCTGCCTGCGTACGACGTCGTTGAGCCCGAACGCCTCGTGGATCACCACGACACCGGGCCACGGACCGTCGCCGGACGGCCTGGCCAGATAACCACCCAGCCGGGTGGACCCGCTGTTCTTGCGCGCGAGGCCGGTCAGGTCGATGGTGGTCATGCCACTCCCCTCGTCGGGCGAAAACCATGACGACGGTAGCGATCCGACACCGATCACGCATTCCGGCGTGCGGAATGGGTGACTTCCTGGTCCGGTAGGACGGCCACCGCGCTGAGCTTCGCGGCACGTTCCCGGAAGGTCGCCAGCACCGATCCGCCCAGGATCAGCACGAAGGCCACGATCGTGGTCGTGCTGAGCGACTCGTTCAGGATCAGCACCCCGGCCGCCACCGCGACCAGCGGGTTGACGTACGTGATCACCACCGCCTTCGAGGGCCCGACCTCCCGGATCAGCTCGAAGAAGGCCAGCAGGGCGACCGCCGTGCACACCACGGCCAGGCCGCCGAGCGCCCACAGCACGTCCTGCGACGGCATCCGGCTCGGCCACGTCACGATCGCGGCGGGCAGGTACGCGATCGCCGCGATCCCCAGCGAGACCGTGACCAGCACCAAGCCGGGGATCTCCTGCAGTTTCCGGGCCGCGATCACCGGCGCGACCGCGTAGCCCACGGCCACCAGCAGGACCTCGATGATCGCCCACGCGTCCCCGCCGCCCAGGTTCGGGGCCGCCAGCAGCGCCACACCGCCGAGCCCCACCGCGAGCCCGACCCACCGGACGCCGCTGAGCCGCTCGCCGCCGACGGTCGCCAGCAACGCGCCGACCGTCGGCACGCACGCGATCAGCAACCCCGTCATCGAACTCGACAGATGGCGTTCCGCGTCCGACAGCAGATACCACGGCACGAGGATCTCCGTGCCCGCGAACGCCAGGATCATCAACCAGTGCTTGCGCAGCACACCCCAGTCGATCCGGCCGAGCGCCAGCGGCAGCAGCACCGCCGCGCCGATCGCGGTCCGGACGAAGACGACCATCGGGACCGACACACCGCCGACCGCGACCTTGATCATCAGGTACGGCAGCCCCCAGATCACGCCCAACAAGCCGAACAGAACCCACCCTCTACGTGTCACCGGCGCAGTCTCGCCGCGGCCACGGCCCGGCGTCTTGAACGCTGTTGCGGAAGGCACCGGGTGTGACGCCGAAGACGCGCCGGAACCACCTGGTCAGGTGCGCCTGGTCGGCGAACCCGGTCAACGCGGCCGCCTGCGCCGGGCGGTGGCCTGCCGCCAGCAGCGACCTCGCCCTGGTCGCGCGGTACTGCGAGAGCCAGGCGAACGGCGGCATGCCGACCGTGTCGCGGAAGGCCCGCAGCACCTGGAACCGCGACAGCCCCAGTTCGGTGGCGATCTCGTGCAGGGCGGGCGGGTCGAGCAACCGGTCGGCCAGCCGGTCCTTGGTGACCCGGGCGACCTGCTCGCCCGCCCGGACCGGCGCGAGCCGTTTCACGTCCGCCGCGTGCCGCTGGACCAGCGTGGTCAGCACCCACGACAGGCGGGACTCGGCTTCGAGGGGGTCGCGCCAGCGGGTGATCAGCTCGTGCGCCCGGTGGAACTGGGCCGCCAGCCCGGGATCGTGCACGACGGGGACCGGGAAGTGCGGCACCCCGTCGTCGGCCAGGCTCGTCCACTGTGGATAGATCACGCGGTAGGCGAAACCCTCCGGTACCGCCGAGCCGCCGGTGTGCGTCTCCCCCGGTTCGATCACCACGATGTCGCCGGGTCCACCGTGGTACGACCGCGAGCCGACCCTGATGATCTCCATGCCGTCGGTGCACGCACCGATGGCGAACTCGTCGTGCGCGTGCGGGGCGAACACGTGCCGGACGAACCGGGCCCTCATCAAGTCGAGCGGGGCGCCCTGCCCCGCGTCGACACGTGTCCATGTGGCCTGCTCCATGGCAAGCGAATGTAGCCGCCGGGAGCCCACGGGCCCAGTAACGGCCCAGATCGGCGGGTGCTACCGTCGGGTACGACCGGTTCGCGAGGGGCCTGCTTCCCGCCGCGCCGGCAGTCCGTCGTCAAACAGCCGGCGACGAACCACCGAGACTCGCGCTACCACGAACTCAGGCTGGGCAGACGCGCCCCGGCCTGGTGATCGCCGCCCGTTTCGGGCGGTTCCCCGCGTGGCGGTGCCGGCGAACTCCCCGACGTGAGCCGGCGCCCCACGCGGCGGAATGACTCCTCACCGCACGTCACGGCGCTTGAGTTTGGCCATCCGGCCGTCCGGGTGGTGCCAGACGATCCCCTCGAACTCGGGGTGGGCGAGCAGCCACGCCACGAGGCCGTCGTAGTCGCGTGGCGCGTCGCCGAACACCTCCGCGGTCTCGTGGCGCACCAGCCGGTGGCTGTCGTAGCCCTCCGGGTTGCCGTTCAGCTTCGGCCCGCAGAGCTCGTACGTGCCCGGCGGGAGGTCCTGCCCGGCCACGGCCTCGGTGAAGAACTTCGCGAACGACGACTGTTCGACCGGCTCCCACCCCATGGTCTTGCCGGTCACCGGATCTTCTTGCACGGCTTGGAAACCGTTGGGCACGGCCTTGCCCGGCCGCACCTCGCGGCGTGCCCACCAGCGGCCCGTGTCGTCGAGCCGGACGCAGGTGCCGTCGTATTTGCGCGTGGGCTCGCCCGCACCGGCGAGCACCCAGGCACAGTCCGGGTGCACCTCTCGAGTGACCCGGCTGCGATCGGCCGGGTCGCGGACGAACAGCGTCGGGATCTTCTGCAAAGTTCCGCCTCCATGGTGTTGTCGCACACCGATGGTCGCAGAACTGTCCACCGATTACCGGTGACGGCCGTCTCCGCGGCCGCCGCGGTCCCCACGCCGGTCGTCGTCGCTGTCGCGGTGATGCTTGTGGAACTTGCGCGCGTAATGGGCGACACCGTCCCAATAGGACGGTGTCGGCGAGGTGGTCGAGGTTGTTCCCGGCGGCGCGGTCTTCTTCGGTGGCGTGGCCACCACGGGCGGGTTCTTCGCCGGCGGCCGGACCTGTCGCACGGAAGGCGGCGCAGCGGTGGTCGGCGTCTGCACGACCGACGACGCCGACGTCACCGCTACCGGCGGGACGGTCGGGATGAACACCGTTGGCACCCGGGGTCTCCGGTCACCGGGCGGGACACCGTCGAACGAGCCCGCCTGCGGTACCTCGATCCCCGGCCGGGACGGTTGCTCGTCGCGCAGGTCCACGATGGCCGTGGCCACGATCGCCGCCAGTACGCCTGTCGCTCCCACGGCAGCCCGGTTGAACCTGCGCCTCACCGCGTCACCCCTCCCTGGAATCCCTGCGTGACAATGGGTAACCGCGCCACTATGGATAGTCAAGGCAGCATGTGCGGGAGGCATCGTAACAAATCGCTTCGGCTGGTCCGGCACAATGACGCCGACAAGAGGGAGGCTTTTCGTGCTGGTGGAATTGGCAGTCGGGGACGCGTACGGCGCCGGGTTCGAGTACGCTCCGCGCGCCTTGGTCGAAAAGCACAACAATCTGGGCGGCTACGTCCAGCACGAGACACACACCGGCATCAAACCGGGCGCCTACACCGACGACACGCAGATGACCATCGCGGTGGCCGAGGCTCTCGTGTCCGGTGAGGAATGGACGCCGCTGAACCTCGCTTCCCGTTTCACGCAAGCGTTTCACCGTGACCAGCGAGTCGGGTACGCGACCAGGTTCCACCAGTTCCTGCTGGAGGTGCGCGACGGCAAGGACTTCCTCGCCAGGATCAGGCCGGACAGCGACAAGAGCGGTGCTGCGATGCGCGTCGCACCCATCGGGCTGCTGCCGTCCGTGACCGACGTGCTGCACTACTCGGATGTCCAGGCGCGCGTCACGCACGACACCCCGGAAGGTGTCGAAGCGGCACAGGCAGCCGCGTTGGCCGTGCACTACTGCCATCACGACCTCGGCCCGGTGGGCAAGGTCGGCGAATGGATCGACACGCAGGTGCCGCGCGGCGGCTGGGCGCAGACGTGGCACGGGAAAGTCGGGCCCAAGGGCCGGATGAGCGTCACCGCCGCGTTGACCGCGCTGGCGGCGAACACGAGCATGAGCGAGTTGCTGCGCGCGTGCGTGGCGTTCACCGGCGACGTGGACACCGTCGCGACAGTCGCGCTCGCCGCCGCGTCCCGATCAGGTCAGTACACGCAGGACCTGCCCGAAGTCCTGGTGTCCGGTCTGGAGAACGGCCCGTTCGGCCGGGACTACCTCGCCGAGCTGGACGCTCGGCTGCCAGGTTAGGGACTCAGTCCCTGGCCGCCACCCAGGCGGCGATCTGCGCGCGCGAGGCGAACTGGAGTTTGCGCAGGATGTGGTCGACGTGGACTTCGGCCGTGCGGCGGGAGATGTTCAGCCTGACCGCGATCTCCTTGTTCGTGGCGCCCTGTGCGACCAGATCGGCCACCTGTTGTTCCCGCTTGGTCAGCGGGCCGCTGCGGTCACGGCCGGACAGCACGTAGGCCGCCGCGGCGGCCAGTGACGAACCGTTGGCCGTCCCGACCTGGAAGGACTCGGTGTACCGCTCCTCGCCCATGACCTGCCGCAGGTGGTCGGCACACGCCTGGTGCGGGACGTACCACGGCTCCGAGCCGGCGAGCAGCGAACCGCCGACCTCCGACCAGACCCGTTCCACCACACCGAGTATCGCCGCGGCGCGCTCGGTCTCCTGGTTGCCCACCGCGATCGCGGCCAGCACCTCGGCGACCATGACGAACCCGCTCAAGTCGTTGAACCGCAGGTGCAACTGGATGCTCTCGGCCGCTTCCCGCAGGCACGCGTCCAGGTCACCCAGCTGCCACTTGGCCATCGCGAGCGCGTAGTGCGCGTACGCACGGGCCCACTGTTCCCCGCGTGGCGCGGAGTACTGGATGCCCATCTGCCCCAGTTCCAGGGCCCGCTGGCCGTTCCCGCAGAACGCGGCGGTCATGCCACGCGCGGCGTAGGGCGGGAACAGCCGTGCGCCGGGGTCCGGCACGCGGTTGTAGCACTCGATGGCCTCGGCGTAGCACTTCTCCGCGGTCGGGTAGTCGCCGGTCACCAACGCACTGGTGGCACGGCAGTACAACGCGAGCCACAGCAGTTCGTCGTCGTCGAGCGTCCTGGCGATGCCGATCGCCTGCTGTCCCATGTGGACGGCTGACTGGCCTTCGCCGAGCCCCGCGGTGGCGTAGGCGTTGACCGCCAACGCTTGTACGCGCAGGTCGGCAGGCAGGTCGAGCTTGAGCACCCGGTCGAGCCAGCGGCGGCCCTCACCGAAGAACCCGCAGTTGAGCCAGTAGAAGTGCAGGCTGACCGCCAGCCGCGCGCCGGTCAGCCCGTCGCCGTGGGTCAGGCCGGATTCCAGCGCCGAGCGGATGTTGGCGTGTTCCCTGCGGGTCAGCGCGACCATCTCGAGCTGCCTGTGCCCGAACCACTCCGACGCGAGCGTGCGGCCCAGGTCCAGGAAGTACCTGCTGTGCCGGGCGCGGAACTCGGCCAGCCTGCCGGACTGCTCCAGCCGCCGGACGCCGTACTGCCTGATCGTGTCCAGCATCCGGTAGCGGGCGACGGCTTGGCCGCTGTCGTGGCCGCTGGCCCTGATCAGCACGGACTTGTCGACCAGGTCGGCGATCCGGGTGAGGATCTCGAACCGGTCGACGTCGCACACCGACTCGGCCGCGGCGAGGGTGAACCCGCCGTCGAACACCGAGAGCCGCGCCCACAGCTCCTGTTCCTCGGCCGAGCACAGCTCGTAGCTCCAGTCGACGGTGGCCGTGAGGGTCTGGTGCCGTTCGGGTTTGGTCTGCTCGCCGCGCGACAGCAGCCGGAACCGGTCGTCGATGTTGGTCAGCAACTCGTTGAGGGACAACACCCTCAGCCACCCGACCGCCAGTTCGATGGCCAACGGCATACCGTCGAGCCGTTGGCAGATCTTGACGACCGTCTCCTGGTTGTCCGCGGTCATCTGGAACCCGGGCGCCGCGGCGGACGCGCGGTCGGCGAACAGCGTCACCGCTGAGGAATCGCCGACGAGCCTGCCGTTGCGCACCTGGGGTACCGGCAGCGGGTTGACCGGCAGCAGCTGCTCGCCGCCGACGCCGAGGACGTGGCGGCTCGTGGCCAGGATCCGGACGTCCGGTGCGGCCGTGAGGATCTCGCCGACCAGCGTGCCGCACGCCTGCACCATGTGCTCACAGTTGTCGAGCACAAGCAACAAAGACTTGTCCCTGAGGAAATCCACGACTCGGCTGGTCGGTTCGTCCGGCACGTCCCGCAGGCCCAGTTCCGCGGCGACGATCTGGGCGAGCAGTCCGGGGTCGCGCAACGAGTCCAGCGCGATGAACCGGAACTCGTCGGCGTGGTCCTGCGCGACGCGGGTGGCCAGCCTCGTCTTGCCCGCTCCGCCCGGTCCGATCAGCGTCACGAGCCTGCTCGCGGCGAGCTCCCGGCGGACCTGGTCGACCTCGGCCTGCCGTCCCACGAAACTCGTCACGTCAGGCAGGCCGCTCACCACAATCCGCAAGGCACATCAGGACGTGTGGATGCTACCCGCGTCGGCATTACCCGACCGAGTGAACCTCATGCGCCATCCGGACCAGCAGCACCTCCTAAGCCAGGCACGCCTCCGAGCTCAGTTTCGCCAGGTCGTCGGCGACGAGGACGTGACCGCGTTTGGTCAGGCCGCGGATCGCCTGACGTGCCAACGGGTCGAACCGCAGATCCGCGGGCGCCAGCGCGGCCACGCGGTTGAGCGCGAACACCGCGGCGACGTCGTCACGGGTGCGCATGTACGCGAACGCCATCGTGACCAGGTAGCTCACCTGCGAGCCGATCGGCACGGTCGCCGGCAGCGACACGCCACGGGCCAGCCGCAGCGCCTTGTCCAGCCTGCCGAGCCGAACCAGCATGCGGACTTCCCTGATCCCGGCCTCGGTCGGTCCACAGTAGATGGATGAGACGACGTCGTCCTTGCCGTGCCGCTGCACGATCGCCTTGGCATCGGCGTGCAGCGCGAACGCCTCGTCGGGCTGGTTGTCGGCCGCCGCGGCCTCCGCCGCCTGCAGCAGCAACGCCGCCTTGATCACGTCTGCCCGGTCGCCGTCGAGCCGCTCGGCGCAGTCGACCGCGAACTGCCGGGACTGCGGCAGATAACCCATCGCCCGCATGCAGGCCGTGCGGTGCACCGCGGCGGCGCCCCACTGCACCGGGTCCTCGGTGCCGACCGCCACGTCAAGGCACAGCTGGGAGGCCATCCACGCGAGGTGGTTGTCGTTCATGCGGTTGGCGAACGCGCACGCCAGGCCGTATCCCTGGGCCAGCGCGGTGGCGAGCTCGGGCGACCGGTCGCCGGACTGCCACACCGAACGCAGCCGCTTGAGCAGGCACGGCAGCAGGTTGGCGATCACGGTGTACCGGCGCGCCGATTCGCGCCAGGTGGCCAGCAGGTGGTCCAGCTCCATGCACAACCGGCCGACCGGCGGCGTGCGCACCGGCTCGGCGAGCAACAGCGGCTGCATCAGCACGTCACGCAGCCGTTCGGTCAACGGGCCGCAGTTCGGCTCGGACTTGGCGGCGTCTTCTTCGCGCCAGCCGACGAAGTCGGTGAGGTCCTCGATGTGCAGCACCCGCGCGAGGTGCGTGAGCACCTCGATGCTGTCGAGTTTGCGCTGGCCGCGCTCGACCTGCCGCAGCCATTCCTCGCTGCGGCCGACGAGGTTGGCCACCACCCGGCGCGACAGGCCCTGCTGCCTGCGCCGGACACCGACCCGCTCACCCAAGGTCGCGTCAACCGAGGGCTGCTCGGGCACGGCGTACATCGATGGCCACCTCCGTGTGGGATTGCACGCGTGATGCGCGATCCCACGATCCCGCGGCCGGGACCCAACCACAATTGGGCAAAGTACGTAGCTCTTCCGATCGGGCTACGTACGTGTCCGGTAGAGGTAAGTACCGCTCACCAGGTGTCGCTCAGTACGGCTGCGACCAGCGCGAGCCTCCCGATCAGGTGATCCTGGGCGGCGCGCCTGAGTCCCACGCCCAACGACACCCTGGCCGGCCCCAGCCGCGAGATAGGCCCGCGCCCGCTCGAGCCCGTCGTCCAGCACCGCGCTCTGGTCCGGAGCGGACAGGAACACGTCGACCCGCGCGTTGATCACCAGCTCCGGGCTGGCGGCGCGGAGGGCCGCGAGCCGGTCGGCCTGCCTCGCACCACCGTGGTCGGTGTCCTCGATGGCGCAGCTGGCCGCGCCCACCTCGGCCAGGCGCGCGGCCAGCTCCGTCTCGGGCAGGCCGTAGCCGCCCTCGGCGCCCGCGGTCACGCGTTGTGCTTCGGCAGCTTCGGGCGAGCCGGGACGTTGACCCTGTTCCAGGCGTTGATGGTGACGATCAGCCACACGACCGCCTGGTACTGGGCCTCGTTGAACACCTTCATCGCCCGCTCGTAGAGCTCGTCGGGCAGGTCCTGGGTGTCGGACAGGCGGGTGAGCACCTCGGTCATCTCGAGCGCGACCCGCTCCTCCTCGGTGAACAGGTCGGTCTCCCGCCACGCGTCGAGCAGCAACAGCCTGCGCGTGTCCTCGCCGTGCTTGATGGCGTCACGCGTGTGCATGTCCAGGCAGAAGGCGCAGGCGTTGATCTGCGAGGCCCTGATCTTGATCAGCTCGAGCAGGATCTGGTCGACGCCAGCGGCGCGGCCGGACGCCTCCACCTCCTGGCCCAGCGCCAGCAGCGCCTTGAAGGCCTTGGGGATCCCGTTCATGGTCTGGATTCGCTGTGTCATGCCGACAACGTTATCCGGAACTTGTTCACGCCGGAGGTCCAGTTTCGACCTTTCGACGTGGTCCAGTGGTGTTGCCGCGACCGCTCTGGTCTGCGACGATGCCAACCCGCCGGCTAGGAGGAGAAAACTGTGGCTTCCCGACTCAACCCGTACCTCAGCTTCGACGGCTCGGCCAGGCAGGCGATGGAGTTCTACGCGAGCGTCCTCGGCGGTGAACCCTCCATCCGGACGTTCGGCGAGTTCGGCATGGCGGGTACGCCCCAGGAGAACCAGGTCATGCACAGCCAGCTGGAAACGCCGAGCGGGTACACGCTGATGGCGTCCGACACCCCGCCCGGCATGGAGTACAAGCCCGGCACCAACATCACTGTCAGCTTGAGCGGCGACGACGCCGACGAGCTGCGCGGTTACTTCGCCAAGTTGTCCGACGGCGCCACTGTCACCGTCCCGTTGGAGAAGCAGATGTGGGGCGACGAGTTCGGCGCGCTGGTCGACAGGTTCGGGATCAACTGGATGGTCAACGTCACCTCGGCGTGAGTTTCGTTGCGGACACTCCGTGACCGCAATGACACATATTGTCCGTTCCATGACGATTTTGGTGACCGGCGCGACCGGGACTGTCGGCCGTTTCCTCGTGACCCAGCTCCTCGCGGAAGGACACCGTGTCCGGGCGCTGACACGCGACCCGGCCAAGGCGGACCTGCCGAGCGGCGTGGAGGTGGTCGCGGGCAACCTGGCCGACACGGCGACCCTGACCGAGGTGTTCACCGGTGTCACAGCCGCGCATCTGATCAACTTCGACGGCGCGGACGGATCACCGCTGACCAACGGCGACGAGATCGCGGCGCTGGCGAAGAAAGCGGGCGTCGCGAGGATGACTGTCCTCAAAGGAGAGCTGGGGCACAGCCCGCTCGAGGAGTCGCTCGCGGGCGCGGGCGTGGAGTGGACGGCGTTGGCACCGGGCGAGTTCATGTCCAACGCACTGGAACTCGCCCCGGGCATCCGTACGGAAAGTGTTGTACGGGAACCGTTCGGGGACATGCCCAGCGCGCTGATCCACCCGGCGGACATCGCGGCGGTCGCCGCGGTCGCGCTCACCGCTCCCGGTCACGCCGGGAAGCTGTACATGCTGACCGGCCCGCAAGCCCTGACACCGGTGGACAAGGTGCGCATCATCGGCTCGGTCCTCGGCCGGGACATCCGCTACGTGGAACTGACCAGGGAAGAGGCCGTGCAGCAGTGGCGGCGGTACGGGACAGCCGACGAGACCATCGACTTCTTCCTCGACCTCGTCGACAACCCGGTGGAGGAGGCGCGCACCGTCCAGCCCACAGTGCAGCAGGTAACCGGCAAACCCCCACGCACGCTTGCACAGTGGGTGCGGGAGAACGCCGCCGCGTTCGGCTGAGCTGATCCACATCGTCGGCACCCCACCACCGCGACGCCCCGGGATGCAGCAGACTGGTGGGCATGAAAACGCTGCTGAACGTCATCTGGCTGGTCCTGTCCGGGTTCTGGATGGCGCTCGGCTACCTGGCCGCCGGGATCGTGTGCTGCGTGCTGATCATCACGATCCCGTTCGGCCTGGCGTCGTTCCGGATCGCGAACTACGCGCTCTGGCCGTTCGGCCGCACCATCGAACAGCGCAGGGAAGCGGGCGCGATGTCGCTGATCGGCAACGTCGTCTGGATCGTCGTCGCCGGGTGGTGGCTGACGCTCGGGCACATCGTCACCGGGCTGTTGCAGTGCGTGACGATCATCGGCATCCCGTTGGGAATCGCCAACTTCAAGATGATCCCGGTGTCGCTGGTCCCGCTGGGTTCCCGGATCGTGCCGACCGATTGACCGGCACGACGACCGTACCCGCGTCCAGGTCGACACCGTGGGGAGGCGCGCCCTGCGCGTCTTCCTCGCGCATCATCGACACCGTGTCGCGGTGGTCGAGCTCCATCCGTTTCGTGCCGTAGAAAACCGCGGTCAACTCGTTGACGTAGGTCTCCGCGAGCGGCGTACCGCTTTGCTTTCGCCGCTTCACGCGGATGAGCTCCCACGACCCCACGAGTATCAGCAGCAGCACCGCAGCTGGACCCGTCAACGCCAACGCTGTCTCCACGACAGGGTCAACGCGGCGCCTGCCGGCCGAGTTCCTCGTGTCACACCTTCAAGCCCACACCGGCGTAGGCGTGCGCGTTCATCTCCGGTTCGTCGGCGATGTCACCCGGGCCCTGCGGGTTCCAGACACCGCACCCGACCAGACCCGGTTCGACCAGCTCGAACCCGTCGAACATGCGCAGGACGTCGTCGTACGGGCGCGGCGTGATCTGGTCGACGCTGCGCGACTCGCGGATCATGTCCTTGATCTCGCCGACCTGGTCGGCGCGCTGCTCGTACGTGGCATGTGTGAGCGCGAGATAGCTGTCACGCGGCAACGCGTCCCGGTAGTGCGCGATCAACGACCACGGGTCCTCGCTGTCGGGCAACCAGTGCACCATGAACACCAGCAGCAATGCGATGGGCTGCGAGAAGTCCAGCAGCTGCCGCGCTTGCGAGCTTGCGAGGATGCTCTCCGGGTCGCGCATGTCGGCCCGCAGGACACCTGCGCGGTCGTTCCCCGACAGCATCAGCTCGCTGTGCGCCACCGCGATCGGGTCCTTGTCCACGTACAGCACGCGGGCTTCCGGATTCGCTTGCTGCGCAACGACGTGCACGTTCCCCACGGTCGGGATGCCGGAACCGATGTCGAGGAACTGGTGCACGCCGCGCTCGACGAGGTAGCGGACCGCCCGGCCGAGGAAGGCGCGGTTGAGCCGTGCGATCTTCGACGCGCCGGGCATCACCTTCTCGGCCTGTTCGGCCACCATCCGGTCGACCGCGAAGTTGTGCGCGCCTCCCAGCAGGTAGTCGTACGTCCGCGCCATGCTCGGCACCGACGTGTCCACCTCGTCGGGGATCCAGTTGCGTGCTTGTTGTTCGGTCATCACCGCACCTCCCGTCAAAAGGCGACAGTGCAGCGTACCGGTCACGAACCCTTCCCGTGATTACCCGATCGGGTACTCGTCCGAGCGGCCGAATGCCTCTACGGTGAGTGGTCGTCTCGACAAGACCGCGAGGAGCGGATGTCCAGGTGAACTTCCCCAGCACGCCGGTCGCCCCCGGTCGCTGGCCGTTACTCGGCCACACGCCTTCCCTGTTACGGCACAGGTTCGGCTTCACCTCGTCGCTGGCCGACCACGGCGACCTGGTCAGGGTGTACCTCGGCCCGGTGCCCGCGTACATGGTCACCAGCCCGGCGCTGATCCACCAGATGCTCGTCACCGACGGCAAGAAGTTCGACAAGGGCATGCTGTTCGACCGGTTCCGGCCGGTGTGGGGCAACGGGATCGCGATCTCCAACGGCGCGTTCCACGCCCGGCAGCGCAGACTCATGCAGCCCGCGTTCCACGTCAAGCGGATCGCCGGGTACGCGGACGTGATGTCCGAGGTGGCACGGGGAATGGCGGGCTCGTGGCACGCGGGCCAGGTCGTCCAGGTCGACCAGGCGATGCTGGAGGTGTCGATCACCGTCGCCGGGCGGACGCTGTTCAGCACCGAACTGGGCAAGGCCGCCATCGCCGAAGCTCGCAGGTCGCTGCC
This window contains:
- a CDS encoding carboxymuconolactone decarboxylase family protein; translation: MTQRIQTMNGIPKAFKALLALGQEVEASGRAAGVDQILLELIKIRASQINACAFCLDMHTRDAIKHGEDTRRLLLLDAWRETDLFTEEERVALEMTEVLTRLSDTQDLPDELYERAMKVFNEAQYQAVVWLIVTINAWNRVNVPARPKLPKHNA
- a CDS encoding helix-turn-helix domain-containing protein, translating into MYAVPEQPSVDATLGERVGVRRRQQGLSRRVVANLVGRSEEWLRQVERGQRKLDSIEVLTHLARVLHIEDLTDFVGWREEDAAKSEPNCGPLTERLRDVLMQPLLLAEPVRTPPVGRLCMELDHLLATWRESARRYTVIANLLPCLLKRLRSVWQSGDRSPELATALAQGYGLACAFANRMNDNHLAWMASQLCLDVAVGTEDPVQWGAAAVHRTACMRAMGYLPQSRQFAVDCAERLDGDRADVIKAALLLQAAEAAAADNQPDEAFALHADAKAIVQRHGKDDVVSSIYCGPTEAGIREVRMLVRLGRLDKALRLARGVSLPATVPIGSQVSYLVTMAFAYMRTRDDVAAVFALNRVAALAPADLRFDPLARQAIRGLTKRGHVLVADDLAKLSSEACLA
- a CDS encoding YccF domain-containing protein: MKTLLNVIWLVLSGFWMALGYLAAGIVCCVLIITIPFGLASFRIANYALWPFGRTIEQRREAGAMSLIGNVVWIVVAGWWLTLGHIVTGLLQCVTIIGIPLGIANFKMIPVSLVPLGSRIVPTD
- a CDS encoding isocitrate lyase/phosphoenolpyruvate mutase family protein; the protein is MTAGAEGGYGLPETELAARLAEVGAASCAIEDTDHGGARQADRLAALRAASPELVINARVDVFLSAPDQSAVLDDGLERARAYLAAGAGQGVVGRGTQARRPGSPDREARAGRSRTERHLVSGTYLYRTRT
- a CDS encoding VOC family protein encodes the protein MASRLNPYLSFDGSARQAMEFYASVLGGEPSIRTFGEFGMAGTPQENQVMHSQLETPSGYTLMASDTPPGMEYKPGTNITVSLSGDDADELRGYFAKLSDGATVTVPLEKQMWGDEFGALVDRFGINWMVNVTSA
- a CDS encoding NmrA family NAD(P)-binding protein, producing the protein MTILVTGATGTVGRFLVTQLLAEGHRVRALTRDPAKADLPSGVEVVAGNLADTATLTEVFTGVTAAHLINFDGADGSPLTNGDEIAALAKKAGVARMTVLKGELGHSPLEESLAGAGVEWTALAPGEFMSNALELAPGIRTESVVREPFGDMPSALIHPADIAAVAAVALTAPGHAGKLYMLTGPQALTPVDKVRIIGSVLGRDIRYVELTREEAVQQWRRYGTADETIDFFLDLVDNPVEEARTVQPTVQQVTGKPPRTLAQWVRENAAAFG
- a CDS encoding ATP-binding protein — encoded protein: MTSFVGRQAEVDQVRRELAASRLVTLIGPGGAGKTRLATRVAQDHADEFRFIALDSLRDPGLLAQIVAAELGLRDVPDEPTSRVVDFLRDKSLLLVLDNCEHMVQACGTLVGEILTAAPDVRILATSRHVLGVGGEQLLPVNPLPVPQVRNGRLVGDSSAVTLFADRASAAAPGFQMTADNQETVVKICQRLDGMPLAIELAVGWLRVLSLNELLTNIDDRFRLLSRGEQTKPERHQTLTATVDWSYELCSAEEQELWARLSVFDGGFTLAAAESVCDVDRFEILTRIADLVDKSVLIRASGHDSGQAVARYRMLDTIRQYGVRRLEQSGRLAEFRARHSRYFLDLGRTLASEWFGHRQLEMVALTRREHANIRSALESGLTHGDGLTGARLAVSLHFYWLNCGFFGEGRRWLDRVLKLDLPADLRVQALAVNAYATAGLGEGQSAVHMGQQAIGIARTLDDDELLWLALYCRATSALVTGDYPTAEKCYAEAIECYNRVPDPGARLFPPYAARGMTAAFCGNGQRALELGQMGIQYSAPRGEQWARAYAHYALAMAKWQLGDLDACLREAAESIQLHLRFNDLSGFVMVAEVLAAIAVGNQETERAAAILGVVERVWSEVGGSLLAGSEPWYVPHQACADHLRQVMGEERYTESFQVGTANGSSLAAAAAYVLSGRDRSGPLTKREQQVADLVAQGATNKEIAVRLNISRRTAEVHVDHILRKLQFASRAQIAAWVAARD